In one window of Littorina saxatilis isolate snail1 linkage group LG11, US_GU_Lsax_2.0, whole genome shotgun sequence DNA:
- the LOC138979950 gene encoding uncharacterized protein: MALRNNSGAPEREGTMEQKVPAGGRQSVIPQLAAVQTSCGTARGAGGRRVTEEKTQASSGDVLVPQASSGDVPVLPASFGDVQVLPASSGDVLVSQALSGDVPVSPASSGDVPPSPASSGDLPVSPALSGYVPVSPVLSGHVPVSPASSGDVPLSPALSGDVLIPPTSSGDVPLSPALSGNVPIPPASSGDVPLSPASSGDVPLSSASSGDVPLSPVLSGNVPIPPASSGDVPLSPALSGDVLIPPASSGDVPLPKASSGNVPIPPASFGDEQDEDYCQESDFDSDSTPSSCDYPMLSPPAQRKKTCQGMVTTSQQSLVFSMAGWHPVALAPQAMMLPAQSVSRLTSPNNVQLPTDLTVLQQQLRTTASSGDVPLPPASSGDVPLPPASSGDVPIKPASSGDEQDEDLYRPESDFDSDSTPSSCDYPMLSPPAQRKKTCQGMVTTSQQSLVFSMAGWHPVALAPQAMMLPAQSVSRLTSPNNVQLPTDLTVLQQQLRTPGMLFFSVWHHRI, from the exons GAGCACCTGAAAGAGAAGGAACAATGGAACAGAAAGTACCAGCAGGAGGTCGACAGTCTGTCATTCCGCAACTAGCAGCTGTCCAAACGAGTTGTGGTACTGCAAGAGGAGCTGGAGGCCGTCGAGtcacagaagaaaaaacacaag cctcatctggagatgtactggTACCTCaggcctcatctggagatgtaccagtATTGCCAGCCTCATTTGGAGATGTACAAGTATTGCCAGCCTCGTCTGGAGATGTACTAGTATCACAAGCcttatctggagatgtaccagtatcaccagcctcatctggagatgtaccgccatcaccagcctcatctggagatttACCAGTATCACCAGCCTTATCTGGATATGTACCAGTTTCACCAGTCTTATCTGGACATGTACCAgtatcaccagcctcatctggagatgtaccgctatcaccagccttatctggagatgtactgATACCACCaacctcatctggagatgtaccgctatcaccagccttatctggaaatgtaccgataccaccagcctcatctggagatgtaccgctatcaccagcctcatctggagatgtaccgctatcatcagcctcatctggagatgtaccgctatcaccagtcttatctggaaatgtaccgataccaccagcctcatctggagatgtaccgctatcaccagccttatctggagatgtactgataccaccagcctcatctggagatgtaccgctaccaaAAGCCTCATCTGGAAATGTAccgataccaccagcctcatttgGAGATGAACAG gatGAAGACTACTGTCAGGAgagtgattttgattctgaTAGCACACCTTCTTCCTGCGATTACCCTATGCTGTCACCACCTGCACAAAGGAAGAAAACTTGCCAAG GCATGGTTACAACAAGTCAGCAAAGTCTGGTTTTCTCGATGGCTGGTTGGCACCCCGTTGCCTTGGCACCTCAAGCAATGATGTTGCCAGCGCAGTCTGTGTCTCGTCTTACGTCTCCCAACAATGTCCAGCTTCCCACCGACCTTACTGTCCTTCAGCAGCAGCTCAGGACTACAG cctcatctggagatgtaccgctaccaccagcctcatctggagatgtaccgctaccaccagcctcatctggagatgtaccgataAAACCAGCCTCTTCTGGAGATGAACAG gatGAAGACTTATACCGTCCGGAgagtgattttgattctgaTAGCACACCTTCTTCCTGCGATTACCCTATGCTGTCACCACCTGCACAAAGGAAGAAAACTTGCCAAG GCATGGTTACAACAAGTCAGCAAAGTCTGGTTTTCTCGATGGCTGGTTGGCACCCCGTTGCCTTGGCACCTCAAGCAATGATGTTGCCAGCGCAGTCTGTGTCTCGTCTTACGTCTCCCAACAATGTCCAGCTTCCCACCGACCTTACTGTCCTTCAGCAGCAGCTCAGGACTCCAGGTATGTTATTCTTCAGCGTGTGGCATCACCGTATTTga